Proteins from a single region of Thunnus albacares chromosome 16, fThuAlb1.1, whole genome shotgun sequence:
- the tmem200a gene encoding transmembrane protein 200A isoform X1: MFNSLLLCICRLSMTAAAGVLTGLAKLKRQDSARSQHRSIPPTSPGLGNPTPEAAPRKRKRRADVVVVRGRLRLYSASGFFLLLGLVILAIGIGMATLGYWPHSETMSSAKTPTGGGSKTATPGGAKTSTVTEGDVGNSSTSHNVQGTPSKQTGGALTRFLEQHRHSERMKMLGPFTMGIGIFIFICANAILHENRDRETKIIHMRDMYSTVIDIHHLRQREQKQHLHRNSTYAREVGDHRAFGAENAAAVRMASNSLLSFSRAGGGGGSTEEEEVLLGDEEFHRHREQAKLDCSFVGLLAPLYKDRPFCGPGLGLARSDSVRHQWSVDGDGEKGGHHARSIVSSSISAFTLPVIKLNNCVIDEPEMEAITEEERGGERRDGERSQPLSSMESLAVPVASVAKASKPPGLHRSNSASSSSHCSSISSTSLSPAPSSTSGCWLSPGAARSDFGSNSSLHMLSSHSKSLDLERRPSMLSVHPEQRKHPSWPRLDRSNSSRSNSGNRGSSKGYMRLEDREEQGERLLDVSPSMTVRRDYSKREKLLMISRSHNNLSFEHDEFNSSALKRGSSETRF, translated from the exons ATGTTTAACTCGTTACTTCTGTGTATCTGTAGGTTAAGTATGACTGCAGCAGCAGGTGTACTAACAGGCTTGGCTAAGCTAAAACGCCAAGACTCTGCCCGCTCTCAGCACCGGTCCATACCACCTACATCGCCAGGCCTGGGAAACCCCACCCCAGAGGCTGCTCCCAG AAAGCGGAAGCGACGTGCTGATGTCGTCGTGGTGCGCGGCAGGCTCCGCCTCTACTCTGCCTCTGGGTTTTTCCTCCTCCTGGGACTGGTCATCCTGGCCATAGGGATTGGGATGGCAACACTGGGCTACTGGCCACACAGTGAAACCATGTCCTCAGCCAAAACACCGACCGGAGGAGGATCTAAGACAGCGACTCCAGGAGGAGCCAAAACATCTACCGTCACAGAGGGGGACGTGGGTAACTCTAGCACAAGTCATAATGTTCAAG GTACACCCTCCAAGCAGACTGGGGGCGCTCTGACGCGGTTCTTGGAACAGCATCGTCACTCCGAGAGGATGAAGATGCTCGGGCCCTTCACCATGGGCATTGGgatttttatcttcatctgtGCTAATGCCATTCTTCATgagaacagagacagagaaactaAG ATAATCCATATGAGAGACATGTACTCCACAGTCATCGACATCCATCACCTCAGGCAGAGAGAACAAAAGCAACACCTTCACCGCAACAGCACTTATGCGAGAGAAGTTGGGGATCATCGAGCCTTCGGCGCCGAGAATGCCGCCGCGGTTCGGATGGCCAGCaactccctcctctccttctctcgggctggagggggaggagggtctacggaggaggaggaggtgctgtTAGGGGACGAGGAGTTTCATagacacagggagcaggctAAGTTGGATTGTAGCTTTGTGGGACTGTTGGCGCCGCTCTACAAGGATCGGCCCTTCTGCGGCCCAGGGCTCGGGTTGGCTCGTTCGGATTCTGTACGTCACCAGTGGTCTGTGGATGGAGATGGGGAGAAGGGAGGACACCATGCTCGCTCCATTGTCTCCTCCTCTATCTCTGCGTTCACTCTCCCTGTTATAAAACTCAACAACTGCGTTATTGACGAACCGGAGATGGAGGCAATTAccgaggaggaaagaggaggagagagaagagacggTGAGAGGTCGCAACCTCTGAGCTCCATGGAGTCCTTGGCGGTTCCTGTAGCATCTGTTGCCAAGGCCTCCAAACCGCCAGGCTTACACCGGAGTAACTCCGCCTCTTCTTCATCCCACTGCTCCTCTATCTCCTCTACCTCCCTCTCCCCAGCTCCCTCGTCTACCTCAGGCTGCTGGCTTTCCCCAGGAGCAGCGAGGAGTGACTTTGGCTCCAACTCCTCTCTGCACATGCTCAGCAGCCACTCCAAATCTCTGGACCTGGAGCGTAGGCCGAGCATGCTCAGCGTGCATCCAGAGCAGCGGAAGCACCCCAGCTGGCCCCGCCTCGACCGTAGCAACAGCAGCCGGAGTAACAGTGGCAATCGGGGCAGCAGTAAAGGCTACATGAGGCTGGAGGACAGGGAGGAACAAGGGGAGAGGTTGTTGGATGTGTCACCGTCGATGACAGTGAGGCGTGACTACAGTAAACGAGAGAAGCTGCTAATGATATCAAGGTCACATAATAATCTGAGCTTTGAGCATGACGAGTTTAACAGCAGCGCGCTGAAAAGGGGCAGCTCAGAGACTCGATTCTGA
- the tmem200a gene encoding transmembrane protein 200A isoform X2, with protein MTAAAGVLTGLAKLKRQDSARSQHRSIPPTSPGLGNPTPEAAPRKRKRRADVVVVRGRLRLYSASGFFLLLGLVILAIGIGMATLGYWPHSETMSSAKTPTGGGSKTATPGGAKTSTVTEGDVGNSSTSHNVQGTPSKQTGGALTRFLEQHRHSERMKMLGPFTMGIGIFIFICANAILHENRDRETKIIHMRDMYSTVIDIHHLRQREQKQHLHRNSTYAREVGDHRAFGAENAAAVRMASNSLLSFSRAGGGGGSTEEEEVLLGDEEFHRHREQAKLDCSFVGLLAPLYKDRPFCGPGLGLARSDSVRHQWSVDGDGEKGGHHARSIVSSSISAFTLPVIKLNNCVIDEPEMEAITEEERGGERRDGERSQPLSSMESLAVPVASVAKASKPPGLHRSNSASSSSHCSSISSTSLSPAPSSTSGCWLSPGAARSDFGSNSSLHMLSSHSKSLDLERRPSMLSVHPEQRKHPSWPRLDRSNSSRSNSGNRGSSKGYMRLEDREEQGERLLDVSPSMTVRRDYSKREKLLMISRSHNNLSFEHDEFNSSALKRGSSETRF; from the exons ATGACTGCAGCAGCAGGTGTACTAACAGGCTTGGCTAAGCTAAAACGCCAAGACTCTGCCCGCTCTCAGCACCGGTCCATACCACCTACATCGCCAGGCCTGGGAAACCCCACCCCAGAGGCTGCTCCCAG AAAGCGGAAGCGACGTGCTGATGTCGTCGTGGTGCGCGGCAGGCTCCGCCTCTACTCTGCCTCTGGGTTTTTCCTCCTCCTGGGACTGGTCATCCTGGCCATAGGGATTGGGATGGCAACACTGGGCTACTGGCCACACAGTGAAACCATGTCCTCAGCCAAAACACCGACCGGAGGAGGATCTAAGACAGCGACTCCAGGAGGAGCCAAAACATCTACCGTCACAGAGGGGGACGTGGGTAACTCTAGCACAAGTCATAATGTTCAAG GTACACCCTCCAAGCAGACTGGGGGCGCTCTGACGCGGTTCTTGGAACAGCATCGTCACTCCGAGAGGATGAAGATGCTCGGGCCCTTCACCATGGGCATTGGgatttttatcttcatctgtGCTAATGCCATTCTTCATgagaacagagacagagaaactaAG ATAATCCATATGAGAGACATGTACTCCACAGTCATCGACATCCATCACCTCAGGCAGAGAGAACAAAAGCAACACCTTCACCGCAACAGCACTTATGCGAGAGAAGTTGGGGATCATCGAGCCTTCGGCGCCGAGAATGCCGCCGCGGTTCGGATGGCCAGCaactccctcctctccttctctcgggctggagggggaggagggtctacggaggaggaggaggtgctgtTAGGGGACGAGGAGTTTCATagacacagggagcaggctAAGTTGGATTGTAGCTTTGTGGGACTGTTGGCGCCGCTCTACAAGGATCGGCCCTTCTGCGGCCCAGGGCTCGGGTTGGCTCGTTCGGATTCTGTACGTCACCAGTGGTCTGTGGATGGAGATGGGGAGAAGGGAGGACACCATGCTCGCTCCATTGTCTCCTCCTCTATCTCTGCGTTCACTCTCCCTGTTATAAAACTCAACAACTGCGTTATTGACGAACCGGAGATGGAGGCAATTAccgaggaggaaagaggaggagagagaagagacggTGAGAGGTCGCAACCTCTGAGCTCCATGGAGTCCTTGGCGGTTCCTGTAGCATCTGTTGCCAAGGCCTCCAAACCGCCAGGCTTACACCGGAGTAACTCCGCCTCTTCTTCATCCCACTGCTCCTCTATCTCCTCTACCTCCCTCTCCCCAGCTCCCTCGTCTACCTCAGGCTGCTGGCTTTCCCCAGGAGCAGCGAGGAGTGACTTTGGCTCCAACTCCTCTCTGCACATGCTCAGCAGCCACTCCAAATCTCTGGACCTGGAGCGTAGGCCGAGCATGCTCAGCGTGCATCCAGAGCAGCGGAAGCACCCCAGCTGGCCCCGCCTCGACCGTAGCAACAGCAGCCGGAGTAACAGTGGCAATCGGGGCAGCAGTAAAGGCTACATGAGGCTGGAGGACAGGGAGGAACAAGGGGAGAGGTTGTTGGATGTGTCACCGTCGATGACAGTGAGGCGTGACTACAGTAAACGAGAGAAGCTGCTAATGATATCAAGGTCACATAATAATCTGAGCTTTGAGCATGACGAGTTTAACAGCAGCGCGCTGAAAAGGGGCAGCTCAGAGACTCGATTCTGA